Proteins encoded by one window of Calidithermus timidus DSM 17022:
- a CDS encoding Maf family protein, whose translation MLLDPARWPTLILASQSPRRAQLLERLGLPFQIRPAHLDEEASNHLAPEELAHTLALHKAQAVWRRGEWVVAADTVVALNGVLLGKPASVAENRAFLKRLSGQTHTVFTGLALILPSGRAVALVDAAQVHFRQLEDWEVEWYASSGEGLDKAGGYGVQERGMVLVEGIEGDFYTVMGLPVRRLWQLLAEEGYFSGEKGGAA comes from the coding sequence ATGCTGTTGGACCCTGCCCGCTGGCCAACCCTGATCCTCGCTTCCCAGAGCCCGCGCCGGGCGCAACTGCTCGAGCGGCTGGGGCTGCCTTTCCAGATCCGTCCGGCTCACCTCGACGAGGAGGCTTCCAACCACCTCGCTCCCGAAGAACTGGCTCACACGCTGGCCCTGCACAAGGCCCAGGCGGTCTGGCGAAGGGGGGAGTGGGTGGTTGCTGCCGATACCGTGGTGGCCCTAAACGGGGTGCTGCTGGGCAAACCGGCCAGCGTGGCTGAGAACAGGGCTTTCCTGAAGCGGCTCTCGGGCCAGACGCACACGGTTTTCACAGGGCTGGCCCTTATCCTGCCCTCGGGCAGGGCTGTGGCTTTGGTAGATGCCGCCCAGGTGCACTTCCGGCAGCTAGAGGACTGGGAGGTTGAGTGGTACGCCTCGAGCGGGGAGGGCTTGGACAAGGCGGGAGGCTACGGTGTGCAGGAGCGGGGCATGGTGTTGGTGGAAGGAATCGAGGGTGATTTCTATACAGTGATGGGGCTGCCGGTTCGGCGGCTGTGGCAGCTCTTGGCCGAAGAGGGCTATTTCTCCGGTGAGAAAGGCGGAGCAGCTTGA
- a CDS encoding phospholipase D-like domain-containing protein yields the protein MARRRKVNSLFRSKGRSSEWRLLLLLLLLAGAWLYQWWQKNQPPATVAPVPGGAQLELYLMPGDGAKAKARLIGLIGSARRQVEVAAFELDDREIGRALLEAAARGVRVRLYTDRDYRREARESLQASGRGGRERCEEVRRVAVCYDDREALMHHKFVLIDDVGVWSGSTNLTWNAFARNNENSLFFPLPGLVQAYRGEFEALWSGRAEGRGLPASFRIGTLEGQVFFSPAGGTAGRAALLKTLRQARKEVLIAAYVLTDRGVLEELEALRRRGVRVRVVIDARNLVNSLDEEMKRAGIAVRKDGNPYTQHNKVIVLDDTWVVTGSYNFSASAYRSNNENLLILKSPELAARYRKELEAIWRAGEPL from the coding sequence ATGGCGCGTCGTCGCAAGGTCAATTCCCTTTTCCGCAGCAAGGGCCGCTCGAGCGAGTGGCGGTTGCTGTTGCTGCTTTTGCTTTTGGCTGGGGCCTGGCTGTACCAGTGGTGGCAGAAGAACCAACCTCCCGCGACCGTGGCACCGGTTCCAGGTGGAGCGCAGCTCGAGCTCTACCTCATGCCCGGCGACGGGGCGAAAGCCAAGGCGCGTCTGATTGGACTCATCGGCTCGGCCAGACGCCAGGTGGAGGTGGCGGCCTTCGAGCTCGACGACCGCGAGATTGGCCGGGCTTTGCTCGAGGCGGCGGCTCGAGGGGTGCGGGTGCGACTCTACACCGACCGCGACTACCGGCGTGAGGCCAGGGAAAGCCTACAGGCCAGCGGGCGAGGGGGCCGTGAGCGCTGCGAGGAAGTGCGGCGGGTTGCCGTCTGCTACGACGACCGCGAAGCGCTGATGCACCACAAGTTTGTGCTCATCGACGACGTGGGGGTCTGGAGCGGCAGCACCAACCTCACCTGGAACGCCTTTGCCCGCAACAACGAGAACAGCCTGTTCTTCCCCCTACCGGGGCTGGTGCAGGCTTACAGGGGCGAGTTCGAGGCCCTCTGGAGCGGCAGGGCTGAGGGGCGGGGGCTGCCCGCGAGCTTTCGCATCGGCACGCTCGAGGGGCAGGTCTTCTTCAGCCCTGCCGGGGGGACCGCCGGGCGCGCGGCCTTGCTCAAGACCTTGCGCCAAGCCCGCAAGGAGGTGCTGATCGCAGCCTACGTGCTCACCGACCGGGGCGTGCTCGAGGAACTCGAAGCCCTGCGGCGCAGGGGCGTGCGGGTGCGGGTAGTCATCGATGCGCGCAACCTGGTCAACTCCCTCGATGAGGAGATGAAGCGTGCGGGCATCGCAGTGCGCAAGGATGGTAATCCCTACACCCAGCACAACAAGGTGATCGTGCTCGACGATACCTGGGTGGTCACCGGTAGCTACAACTTCTCGGCTTCGGCCTACCGCTCCAACAACGAGAACCTGCTCATCCTCAAAAGCCCCGAGCTGGCTGCGCGCTACCGGAAAGAACTCGAGGCCATCTGGCGAGCGGGGGAGCCGTTGTGA
- the deoC gene encoding deoxyribose-phosphate aldolase, whose product MVTLSKTPSHPHERNPGTSFDLSAVEGALVNRSAVERRAATLPTRRTVKKEWQAAWLLHAITTIDLTTLSGDDTPGTVRRLCAKARQPLRPELMQALGIAHRPLTTGAVCVYHEMVPTAVEALKGTGIPVAAVSTGFPAGLNPHALKLKEIEASVAAGAAEIDIVISRRHVLTGNWKALYDEVRDFREACGPAHMKAILAVGELGTLKNVMRASMVCMQAGSDFIKTSTGKEAINATLHNSLVMVRAIREFYEQTGYKVGFKPAGGIRTAKQALDWLILMKEELGEEWMQPHLFRIGASALLNDIERQLEHFAYGRYASMQYQPLG is encoded by the coding sequence ATGGTCACGCTCTCCAAAACCCCTTCCCATCCCCACGAACGCAACCCCGGCACCTCCTTCGACCTCTCGGCGGTCGAGGGGGCGCTGGTCAACCGCAGCGCCGTCGAACGGCGGGCGGCGACCCTTCCCACCCGGCGCACGGTCAAGAAGGAGTGGCAGGCGGCCTGGCTGCTGCACGCCATCACCACCATCGACCTCACCACCCTCTCGGGGGACGACACGCCTGGCACCGTGCGGCGCCTGTGCGCCAAGGCCCGCCAGCCCCTGCGGCCCGAGTTGATGCAAGCGCTCGGGATCGCGCATAGACCCCTCACCACGGGAGCGGTGTGCGTGTACCACGAGATGGTTCCCACCGCCGTCGAGGCGCTAAAAGGTACGGGCATCCCCGTCGCCGCCGTCTCTACCGGCTTCCCGGCCGGACTCAACCCCCACGCCCTCAAGCTGAAGGAGATCGAGGCCTCGGTGGCGGCGGGGGCGGCGGAGATCGACATCGTGATCTCGCGCCGTCACGTGCTCACCGGCAACTGGAAGGCACTCTACGACGAGGTGCGCGACTTCCGCGAGGCTTGTGGTCCGGCCCACATGAAGGCCATCCTGGCCGTAGGCGAGCTAGGAACGCTGAAGAACGTGATGCGGGCGAGCATGGTGTGCATGCAGGCCGGCTCGGACTTCATCAAGACCTCGACCGGCAAGGAGGCCATCAACGCCACGCTGCACAACAGCCTGGTAATGGTGAGGGCCATCCGCGAGTTCTACGAGCAGACCGGCTACAAGGTGGGCTTCAAGCCCGCCGGGGGCATCCGCACGGCCAAGCAGGCCTTGGACTGGCTGATCCTGATGAAGGAGGAGCTGGGTGAGGAGTGGATGCAGCCCCACCTCTTCCGCATCGGCGCGAGCGCCTTACTCAACGACATCGAGCGGCAGCTCGAGCACTTCGCCTACGGGCGCTACGCCTCGATGCAGTACCAGCCTCTGGGATAA
- a CDS encoding aldehyde dehydrogenase family protein, with translation MTLTELLETLPYGPAPEAAKPALEWIEAHKGRFGLFIGGKWRDPSTQEWFASINPANTQKLADIAQAGPDDVSEAVKAARKAFAAWSKTPGHVRARYLYAMARQVQKHSRLFAVLETLDNGKPIRETRDIDIPLVARHFYYHAGWAQLMESELSGYAPVGVVGQIIPWNFPLLMLAWKIAPALAMGNTVVLKPAEFTPLTALLFAEICQSIGLPAGVVNIVTGDGRTGAALVEHEGVDKIAFTGSTEVGRIIRRATAGSGKKLSLELGGKSPFIVFDDADLDSAVEGVVDAIWFNQGQVCCAGSRLLVQEGVAEKLYRKLRARMEKLRVGDPLDKAVDIGAIVAPVQLQKIQRLVQKGVEEGAELWQPSWAVPTEGCFYPPTLFTGVAPASTIAQEEIFGPVLAAMTFRTPEEAVKLANNTRYGLAASIWSEDINLALDVATQIKAGTIWINSTNLFDAASGFGGYRESGFGREGGKEGLWEYVKKAERPTANAERKTLNAKRKAQDALTLDPRLPALGFPPIDRTAKLFIGGKQTRPDSGYSKVVYGPQGQLIGEVGLGNRKDIRNAVEAARGAFEGWRRTTGHNKAQILYFLAENLEARALEFARRLELQTGLDGMAEVEASIQALFTAAAWADKYDGVVHNTPIRNVTLAVPEPIGVMGLLCPDDQPLLALATLAGAALAMGNTLVVVPSPVHPLSATDLYQVLETSDVPAGTFNIVTGERDELAKTLAEHDDVDVVWYAGPQAGRAMVEKASAGNMKRTWTLAESGPLPGMDEILRQATQVKNIWVPYGA, from the coding sequence ATGACCCTCACCGAACTCCTCGAGACCCTCCCCTACGGCCCCGCGCCCGAAGCCGCTAAGCCCGCCCTCGAGTGGATCGAGGCGCACAAGGGGCGTTTCGGGCTGTTCATCGGCGGCAAGTGGCGCGACCCCTCCACCCAGGAGTGGTTCGCCTCCATCAACCCCGCTAATACCCAAAAACTCGCCGACATCGCCCAGGCTGGCCCCGACGACGTGAGCGAAGCGGTGAAGGCCGCGCGCAAGGCCTTCGCCGCCTGGAGCAAGACGCCCGGCCACGTGCGGGCCCGCTACCTCTACGCCATGGCCCGGCAAGTGCAGAAGCACTCGAGGCTCTTCGCCGTGCTCGAGACCCTCGACAACGGCAAGCCCATCCGCGAGACCCGCGACATCGACATCCCGCTGGTGGCCCGGCACTTCTACTATCACGCCGGCTGGGCGCAGCTCATGGAGAGCGAGCTCTCGGGCTACGCGCCGGTGGGCGTAGTAGGCCAGATCATCCCCTGGAACTTCCCGCTCTTGATGCTCGCCTGGAAGATCGCCCCCGCGCTGGCAATGGGCAACACCGTGGTGCTCAAGCCCGCCGAGTTCACCCCGCTCACCGCCCTGCTCTTCGCCGAGATCTGCCAGAGCATCGGCCTGCCGGCGGGCGTGGTCAACATCGTCACCGGCGACGGGCGCACCGGGGCGGCCTTAGTGGAGCACGAGGGCGTGGACAAGATCGCCTTCACCGGCTCGACCGAGGTGGGGCGCATCATCCGACGGGCCACGGCGGGCAGCGGCAAGAAGCTCTCGCTCGAGCTCGGCGGCAAGTCGCCCTTCATCGTCTTTGACGACGCCGACCTCGATAGCGCGGTAGAGGGCGTGGTAGACGCCATCTGGTTCAACCAGGGGCAGGTGTGCTGCGCGGGCAGCAGGCTCTTAGTGCAGGAGGGCGTGGCTGAAAAGCTTTACCGCAAGCTGCGCGCCCGCATGGAAAAGCTGCGGGTAGGCGACCCGTTGGACAAGGCCGTGGACATCGGGGCCATCGTGGCGCCGGTGCAGCTTCAGAAGATCCAACGACTCGTGCAGAAGGGGGTGGAGGAAGGGGCCGAGCTGTGGCAACCCAGTTGGGCCGTACCTACCGAGGGCTGCTTCTATCCCCCCACCCTCTTCACGGGCGTGGCCCCGGCTTCGACCATCGCACAGGAGGAGATCTTCGGCCCGGTGCTCGCCGCCATGACCTTCCGCACCCCCGAGGAGGCGGTCAAGCTCGCCAACAACACCCGCTACGGGCTGGCCGCGAGCATCTGGAGCGAGGACATCAACCTCGCCCTCGATGTGGCGACGCAGATCAAGGCCGGAACCATTTGGATCAACAGCACCAACCTCTTCGACGCGGCTTCGGGCTTCGGCGGCTACCGCGAGAGCGGCTTCGGACGCGAGGGGGGCAAGGAGGGGCTGTGGGAGTACGTGAAGAAAGCCGAGCGCCCAACAGCGAACGCCGAACGCAAGACGCTAAACGCAAAGCGTAAGGCGCAAGATGCCCTGACCCTCGACCCTCGGCTCCCGGCCCTCGGCTTCCCTCCCATCGACCGCACCGCCAAGCTGTTCATCGGCGGTAAGCAAACCCGCCCCGACAGCGGTTACAGCAAGGTGGTCTATGGCCCGCAGGGGCAGCTCATCGGCGAGGTGGGGCTGGGCAACCGCAAGGACATCCGCAACGCGGTGGAAGCAGCCCGTGGGGCCTTTGAGGGCTGGCGCAGGACCACCGGGCACAACAAGGCGCAGATCCTGTACTTCCTGGCGGAGAACCTGGAGGCCCGCGCCCTCGAGTTCGCCCGCCGCCTCGAGCTCCAGACCGGCTTAGATGGCATGGCCGAGGTCGAAGCCTCGATCCAGGCCCTCTTCACCGCCGCCGCCTGGGCCGACAAGTACGACGGCGTGGTGCACAACACCCCCATCCGCAACGTCACCCTGGCGGTGCCCGAACCCATCGGCGTGATGGGCCTGCTCTGCCCCGACGACCAGCCCCTGCTCGCCCTTGCCACGCTGGCCGGGGCCGCACTGGCGATGGGCAACACGCTGGTGGTGGTGCCCTCCCCTGTCCATCCCCTGAGCGCCACCGACCTCTACCAGGTGCTCGAGACCTCCGACGTGCCCGCCGGGACCTTCAACATCGTCACCGGCGAGCGCGACGAGCTCGCCAAGACCCTGGCCGAGCACGACGACGTGGACGTGGTGTGGTACGCCGGGCCCCAGGCGGGCCGGGCCATGGTGGAAAAGGCCAGCGCCGGCAACATGAAGCGCACCTGGACCCTGGCCGAGAGCGGCCCCCTGCCCGGCATGGACGAGATCCTGCGGCAGGCCACGCAGGTCAAGAACATCTGGGTCCCCTACGGGGCCTAA
- a CDS encoding GNAT family N-acetyltransferase has translation MLRAWQPSDETALLELWRRRWGERFPLDKALWEQQTAGDARHFRADLARVFEEGGRVVGAVSLKTPPSPPSWANQNPHNAWISFLLVEEGREGDAGRELLEYSLNTLRAEGFARVQYGGDPSHFFPGVPVEDAALAGLLQAYGFEAAGLEQDFIRDLADYALPAAAREALEASGLRIGPCQPEQVPSLLGFLEATFPGRWLYETEQRLKVEPGPADVLVLEGEGQVWGFAHVYHRGSRRIGPGIYWQEALGTAYGGLGPIGVSGALRGKGLGFALLCYGVQHLKGLGVERMVIDWTTLADFYGKIGFVPWRGYRPHSRGL, from the coding sequence ATGCTTCGTGCCTGGCAACCCTCGGACGAGACGGCCCTCCTCGAGCTCTGGCGGCGGCGCTGGGGCGAGCGCTTCCCCCTGGACAAGGCCCTCTGGGAGCAGCAGACCGCAGGCGACGCGCGGCACTTCCGGGCGGACCTGGCGCGGGTGTTCGAGGAAGGGGGTCGGGTCGTGGGGGCGGTGAGCCTCAAGACGCCGCCCTCACCGCCCTCCTGGGCCAACCAGAACCCGCACAACGCCTGGATCAGCTTCCTGCTCGTGGAGGAGGGGCGGGAGGGGGACGCGGGGCGGGAGCTGCTCGAGTACAGCCTCAACACCCTCCGCGCTGAGGGCTTCGCCCGGGTGCAGTACGGCGGCGACCCCAGCCACTTCTTCCCCGGGGTGCCGGTCGAGGATGCCGCGCTGGCCGGACTGCTACAGGCTTATGGCTTCGAGGCGGCGGGCCTCGAGCAGGACTTCATCCGCGACCTGGCCGACTACGCCTTGCCCGCCGCCGCGCGGGAGGCGCTCGAGGCGAGCGGGCTCAGGATCGGCCCCTGCCAGCCAGAGCAGGTGCCCAGTCTGCTGGGCTTCCTCGAGGCCACCTTTCCGGGGCGCTGGCTCTACGAAACCGAGCAGCGCCTGAAGGTCGAGCCCGGCCCGGCTGACGTGCTGGTGCTGGAGGGCGAGGGGCAGGTGTGGGGCTTCGCCCACGTGTACCACCGGGGCTCGAGGCGCATCGGGCCGGGGATTTACTGGCAGGAAGCGCTGGGGACGGCCTACGGCGGCCTCGGCCCCATCGGGGTTTCCGGGGCCCTGCGGGGGAAGGGGCTGGGCTTTGCGCTCTTGTGCTACGGGGTGCAGCACCTCAAGGGCTTGGGTGTGGAACGCATGGTGATCGACTGGACCACCCTGGCCGACTTCTACGGCAAGATCGGCTTCGTGCCCTGGCGCGGCTACCGCCCGCACAGCCGCGGGCTATGA
- a CDS encoding BadF/BadG/BcrA/BcrD ATPase family protein codes for MSLYRVGVDAGGTAVRAVLARRGPEGLEALGKGAAGSANPRQVGLEAAHRELRAAIEAAFREAGLEAELAGCAVHAGVAGLATPEEMRAFEGFPHPYARLEAQSDATLTLDAYFAGEPGVLLIVGTGCIALARGPEGRLYRRMGWGFPLEQGGGSWLGLEALRLALADWESGRASPLAQRAQERFSSVREAIEWARGQGAGGYGQFAPWAFEAASDPHAAALLREWHALGHRLVRELQAESGSGSAGVWGGLSQRFLELGPPEGYRPPRRGPLEQALLLADRLASGVEPGAR; via the coding sequence ATGAGCCTGTACCGCGTGGGGGTGGACGCCGGGGGGACCGCGGTCCGGGCGGTGCTGGCGCGGAGGGGGCCGGAGGGCCTCGAGGCGCTGGGCAAGGGCGCGGCGGGGAGTGCCAACCCGCGGCAGGTGGGCCTCGAGGCCGCCCACCGCGAGCTACGCGCGGCCATCGAAGCCGCCTTCCGGGAGGCCGGGCTCGAGGCCGAGCTGGCGGGTTGCGCCGTGCACGCCGGGGTGGCAGGGCTGGCGACGCCCGAGGAGATGCGGGCCTTCGAAGGTTTTCCCCACCCCTACGCGCGGCTCGAGGCCCAGAGCGACGCTACCTTGACGCTGGACGCCTACTTCGCCGGGGAACCGGGGGTGCTGCTCATCGTGGGCACCGGCTGCATCGCTTTGGCCCGGGGGCCAGAGGGACGGCTGTACCGCCGCATGGGCTGGGGCTTCCCGCTCGAGCAGGGCGGGGGAAGCTGGCTGGGGCTCGAGGCCTTGCGGCTGGCCCTGGCAGACTGGGAGAGCGGACGGGCGAGCCCGCTGGCCCAGAGGGCGCAGGAGCGCTTCTCGAGCGTGCGCGAGGCCATCGAGTGGGCGCGGGGACAGGGCGCAGGCGGCTACGGGCAGTTCGCGCCCTGGGCCTTCGAGGCCGCGAGCGATCCTCACGCCGCCGCGCTGCTGCGCGAATGGCACGCACTGGGCCACCGGCTCGTGCGCGAACTCCAGGCCGAGAGCGGGTCCGGGAGTGCCGGGGTCTGGGGCGGGCTGAGCCAACGCTTCCTGGAGCTCGGGCCGCCCGAGGGCTACCGACCACCCAGGAGGGGGCCGCTCGAGCAGGCCCTGTTGCTGGCCGACCGCTTAGCCTCTGGGGTAGAGCCAGGCGCCCGATAG
- a CDS encoding exo-beta-N-acetylmuramidase NamZ family protein produces the protein MTGLERLCSDPSLLPRPGRLGLLTHPAGVTRDLTPSAVALLRAGVRLERLYGPEHGIDGSGQAGEAPEVATDRQTGLPTHSLYHKQIPEIAELIAQVDTLLVDLQDVGARFYTYVSTLVQVLEAARQTGTRVVVLDRPNPLGSVVEGPVLEPRFRSFVGALEVPLRHGLTLGECARLVNPQAHVIPCDPLEPFGYGGLPWVPPSPNLPDLETARLYVGTCLVEGSAASEGRGTALPFRLVGAPGLDAVALARRLNGLELGPLRFRPAYFTPALSKHAGQHCAGVQIHVLEPLARALPVGIALVGALAEQGLELNPDWLQKLLGVPFEPELFVPEKAQERCQAWELAARRYAQERLSGAWLYPRG, from the coding sequence ATGACCGGACTCGAGCGCCTGTGCTCCGACCCCAGCCTGCTGCCCCGCCCCGGCAGGCTGGGCCTGCTGACCCACCCGGCAGGTGTGACCCGCGACCTCACCCCCTCGGCGGTGGCGCTCCTGCGGGCAGGGGTGCGGCTCGAGCGCCTGTATGGCCCCGAGCACGGCATCGACGGCTCCGGGCAAGCCGGGGAGGCGCCCGAGGTCGCCACCGACCGCCAGACCGGCCTGCCCACCCACAGCCTCTACCACAAGCAGATCCCCGAGATCGCTGAGCTCATCGCCCAGGTGGACACCCTGCTCGTGGACCTGCAGGACGTGGGGGCGCGCTTCTACACCTACGTCTCTACCCTGGTGCAGGTGCTCGAGGCCGCCCGGCAGACCGGAACCCGGGTGGTGGTGCTCGACCGGCCCAACCCCCTGGGCTCCGTGGTGGAGGGCCCCGTGCTCGAGCCGCGCTTCCGCTCCTTCGTGGGGGCGCTCGAGGTTCCCCTGCGCCACGGCCTGACCCTGGGGGAGTGCGCCCGCCTGGTGAACCCGCAGGCCCACGTGATCCCCTGCGACCCGCTCGAGCCCTTCGGCTACGGCGGCCTGCCCTGGGTTCCCCCCTCGCCCAACCTCCCCGACCTCGAGACCGCCCGCCTCTACGTGGGCACCTGCCTGGTCGAGGGCAGTGCGGCCTCGGAGGGGCGCGGCACGGCCCTGCCCTTCCGCCTCGTCGGCGCCCCCGGGCTCGACGCGGTGGCGCTGGCCCGGCGGCTCAACGGTCTCGAGCTCGGCCCGCTGCGCTTCCGCCCCGCCTACTTCACCCCTGCCCTCTCCAAGCACGCCGGGCAGCACTGCGCGGGGGTGCAAATCCACGTTCTCGAGCCCCTCGCCCGCGCCCTCCCCGTCGGGATCGCTCTGGTGGGCGCCTTGGCCGAGCAGGGCCTCGAGCTCAACCCCGACTGGTTGCAGAAACTCCTGGGGGTCCCCTTCGAGCCCGAGCTGTTCGTGCCGGAGAAGGCCCAGGAGCGCTGCCAGGCCTGGGAGCTCGCGGCTCGGCGCTACGCCCAGGAGCGGCTATCGGGCGCCTGGCTCTACCCCAGAGGCTAA
- a CDS encoding ABC transporter substrate-binding protein, with the protein MNRRNFLSKSALALGAGALAPQLLAKAMAQQGQANVPLSLFQEIGKRGGTLTLPLGASPQSFNYFSVIDNFAYTVLNNVLDRLMQLDPLTFELSGVLAESWSFSRDARTVTVKLRRGVKWSDGTPFTADDVLFTFTEVALNPNLRGNQAATLTVAGTPLKFEKVDDLTFRVTSAKPYGAVLQALTFSPILPRHKLAQFKPLQDAQGFSRAWATNTDPKEIVGTGPFVIQSYTVDQKVTLVRNPHSWRRDPQGNQLPYFDRLEYLIIRDPNLQVAQFQAGNLDSVPITGAQFPDLKRQEVAGAKIRVLKGVTIYTSPPHWGFNFDAKNPELVELFRNLTFRKAMQAALNRQRIIDDVYNGLASLPGHGVAPGTFWYYDTRSYLGKYDLQLASGLLESLGLKRGPDGLRRLKSGRPLEFSLTYASDSIPISAIAAILQNDLRQIGVKLNLQGIQQSTVLPTATSGNFESIIVAFGDQPDPQLRKDIWQPGGQLNYWHRSVWPEKGGEEPKFGEMFGWEKNIWEIFRQAEQLGDQSERKRLYDRWQLLFAQNLPVIMIVKPDAVAAAHARLGNFFAKDNRILQSNYTMFEK; encoded by the coding sequence ATGAACCGCAGAAACTTTTTGTCCAAGTCGGCACTGGCCTTGGGGGCGGGGGCTCTGGCCCCCCAGCTCCTCGCTAAGGCGATGGCCCAGCAGGGGCAGGCCAACGTCCCGCTCTCGCTGTTCCAGGAGATCGGCAAGCGCGGGGGTACGCTCACGCTGCCGCTGGGGGCCAGCCCGCAGAGCTTCAACTATTTCTCGGTCATCGACAACTTCGCCTACACCGTGCTCAACAACGTGCTTGACCGACTGATGCAGCTCGACCCCCTGACCTTCGAGCTCAGCGGTGTGCTGGCCGAGTCCTGGTCCTTCTCACGCGACGCCCGCACGGTTACGGTGAAGCTGCGGCGGGGAGTGAAGTGGTCGGACGGCACCCCCTTCACCGCCGACGACGTGCTCTTCACCTTCACCGAGGTCGCGCTCAACCCCAACCTGCGCGGTAACCAGGCCGCTACCCTCACCGTGGCGGGCACGCCGCTGAAGTTCGAGAAGGTCGACGACCTCACCTTCCGGGTCACCTCCGCCAAGCCCTACGGCGCGGTGCTCCAGGCCCTGACCTTCTCGCCCATCCTGCCGCGCCACAAGCTTGCGCAGTTCAAGCCCCTGCAGGACGCGCAGGGCTTCTCGAGGGCCTGGGCGACCAACACCGATCCCAAGGAGATCGTGGGCACCGGGCCCTTCGTGATCCAGAGCTACACCGTGGATCAGAAGGTTACGCTGGTGCGCAATCCCCACTCCTGGCGGCGCGATCCCCAAGGCAACCAACTGCCCTACTTCGACCGCCTCGAGTACCTCATCATCCGCGACCCCAACCTACAGGTTGCGCAGTTCCAAGCCGGCAACCTCGACTCGGTGCCCATCACCGGCGCGCAATTCCCCGACCTCAAGCGCCAGGAGGTGGCCGGGGCCAAGATCCGGGTGCTCAAGGGGGTGACCATCTACACTTCCCCGCCGCACTGGGGCTTCAACTTCGATGCTAAAAACCCCGAGCTTGTCGAGCTCTTCCGTAACCTCACCTTCCGCAAGGCCATGCAGGCCGCCCTCAACCGTCAGCGCATCATCGACGACGTGTACAACGGCCTCGCCAGCCTGCCCGGCCACGGGGTGGCCCCGGGCACCTTCTGGTACTACGACACCCGCTCCTACCTCGGCAAGTACGACCTCCAGTTGGCGTCGGGCTTGCTCGAGAGCCTCGGCCTCAAGCGCGGCCCCGACGGGCTGCGGCGCCTGAAGAGCGGGAGGCCGCTCGAGTTCAGCCTCACCTACGCCTCCGACTCCATCCCCATCTCGGCCATCGCCGCCATTTTGCAAAACGATCTGCGCCAGATCGGGGTCAAGCTCAACCTCCAGGGCATCCAGCAGAGCACCGTGCTCCCCACCGCCACCAGCGGCAACTTCGAGAGCATCATCGTGGCTTTCGGCGACCAGCCCGATCCCCAGCTGCGCAAGGACATCTGGCAGCCCGGCGGCCAGCTCAACTACTGGCACCGCTCGGTGTGGCCGGAGAAGGGCGGGGAAGAGCCCAAGTTCGGCGAGATGTTTGGCTGGGAGAAGAACATCTGGGAGATCTTCCGCCAGGCCGAACAGCTCGGCGACCAGTCCGAGCGCAAGCGGCTCTACGACCGTTGGCAACTGCTGTTCGCCCAGAACCTCCCCGTCATCATGATCGTCAAGCCCGATGCGGTGGCCGCGGCCCACGCCCGGCTGGGCAACTTCTTCGCCAAGGACAACCGCATCTTGCAGAGCAACTACACGATGTTCGAGAAATAG